A genomic segment from Polyangium mundeleinium encodes:
- a CDS encoding S28 family serine protease, protein MMSRFMRGALRLVSPFAFVLLPACSDEPATTPPTETDIFDRLQAIPGMVVTEENSGVEGYRYFVMEYEQPADHGAEGGPVFRQRLLLHHRDEAAPFVLGTSGYNVNPTRQRLREPASFLQANQLFVEQRFFTPSRPEPADWSLLTIEQAAADHHRIVEVLKPIYTGKWISSGASKGGMTSVYHRRFFPDDVDGTVAYVAPHSFGTKDARYLDFVASLGSSTCQDALQYFQREVLLRRPAMLARIDEQATMVGLTYDLLGREKALEVATLELVFTFWQYYDESVCPEVGAEPPTDDDVWTFLDEIASPSLWSDEEFLTYEPYYWQAATELGFPAVEESHVADLLQFPGIDTAETFLTPGKTPVFDASAMQDISTWISAEGERLLFVYGETDPYTAAAFELGNAKDSYRFLAPGLNHSALIVDLVEPDRAKALDALEAWTGVTPVLPPETAIRARRTRRDPD, encoded by the coding sequence ATGATGTCTCGATTCATGCGGGGCGCCTTGCGCCTCGTATCACCGTTCGCCTTCGTTCTCCTCCCCGCTTGCTCGGACGAGCCCGCCACCACGCCGCCGACGGAGACCGATATCTTCGACCGGTTGCAGGCCATCCCGGGGATGGTGGTGACGGAGGAGAACTCGGGGGTCGAGGGGTATCGTTATTTCGTGATGGAGTACGAGCAACCGGCGGATCACGGCGCCGAGGGCGGGCCGGTCTTCCGGCAGCGCTTGCTCCTGCACCACAGGGACGAGGCCGCGCCGTTCGTGCTCGGGACGTCGGGGTACAACGTCAATCCCACGCGGCAAAGGCTGCGGGAGCCGGCCAGTTTTCTCCAGGCGAACCAGCTCTTCGTGGAGCAACGGTTCTTCACGCCCTCAAGGCCGGAGCCGGCCGATTGGTCGCTCCTGACGATCGAGCAAGCCGCGGCGGATCATCATCGTATCGTGGAGGTGCTGAAGCCCATCTACACGGGCAAATGGATCTCGTCCGGCGCGAGCAAAGGCGGGATGACGTCCGTGTACCACCGGCGGTTTTTCCCGGACGACGTCGACGGGACGGTCGCGTACGTCGCGCCGCACAGCTTCGGCACGAAGGACGCGCGGTACCTCGATTTCGTGGCGTCGCTCGGGAGCTCGACCTGTCAGGACGCGTTGCAGTATTTCCAGCGGGAGGTGCTTTTGCGGCGTCCGGCGATGCTCGCGCGGATCGACGAGCAGGCGACGATGGTCGGGCTCACGTACGACCTGCTCGGCCGGGAGAAGGCGCTCGAAGTGGCCACGCTGGAACTCGTTTTCACGTTCTGGCAGTATTACGACGAGAGCGTTTGTCCCGAGGTAGGCGCCGAGCCGCCGACGGACGACGATGTATGGACGTTCCTCGACGAGATCGCCTCGCCGAGCCTCTGGTCGGACGAGGAGTTCCTCACGTACGAGCCTTATTACTGGCAAGCGGCCACCGAGCTCGGGTTCCCGGCGGTCGAGGAGTCGCACGTCGCGGATCTGTTGCAGTTCCCCGGGATCGACACGGCGGAGACGTTCCTCACGCCGGGCAAGACGCCGGTCTTCGACGCGTCGGCGATGCAGGACATTTCCACCTGGATCTCGGCGGAGGGAGAGAGGCTTTTGTTCGTGTACGGGGAGACCGATCCGTACACGGCGGCGGCCTTCGAGCTCGGCAATGCGAAGGACAGCTACCGGTTCCTCGCGCCGGGGCTGAACCATTCGGCGTTGATCGTCGATCTCGTGGAGCCGGATCGCGCGAAAGCGCTCGATGCGCTGGAAGCGTGGACGGGCGTCACGCCGGTCCTGCCGCCGGAGACGGCGATCCGGGCGCGGAGGACGCGGCGCGATCCCGATTGA